A genomic window from Alkalihalobacillus sp. AL-G includes:
- a CDS encoding DUF3899 domain-containing protein, whose amino-acid sequence MVLIKRSIAIFLTILFIAVIIGYLYYNEMTMLIFINSVFIVSLFYIMIGALFFVTRGGFFDGITLSVRRFMKKGTRMGATMEDVERMDLPSEAFEYSYTEPLLLSGFIGFLLTVLISYSSF is encoded by the coding sequence ATGGTACTTATTAAGCGTTCAATTGCGATTTTTTTAACAATCTTATTCATAGCTGTTATTATTGGATATCTTTATTATAATGAGATGACGATGTTAATCTTCATTAATTCAGTCTTTATTGTTTCACTCTTTTATATCATGATTGGAGCACTGTTTTTTGTTACAAGAGGTGGGTTCTTTGACGGGATCACGTTGAGTGTGCGTCGTTTCATGAAAAAAGGAACAAGAATGGGTGCAACGATGGAGGATGTTGAACGTATGGACCTTCCTTCTGAGGCATTTGAGTACTCGTATACAGAACCGCTGCTTCTTTCGGGGTTTATAGGGTTTCTATTAACCGTGCTTATTTCCTACTCCAGCTTTTAG
- a CDS encoding peptide ABC transporter substrate-binding protein, whose translation MKKSKWSLLMTLVLVLSMFLAACSGGGGGTDTTDDGDTGSDGDKGTTEEKAEPQVLNIIESAEIPTMDSVMGTDAVAFQVMAGVFEGLYRLGKDMQPVPGIAERHEVSDDQLVYTFHLRDAKWTNGTPVTAKDFVYSWQKAVNPETASQYSFILGPVKNAAAISAGDMKPSELGVEAVDDKTLKVTLERPTPYFLSLTTFATFLPQNQEYVESQGDNYALEADTMIYNGPFTLTEWKHEEGWVMKKNPDYWDAETVKLEEINVKVVKDPATAVNLYETGKIDRVGLSSEYVNKYKDHPDFKSYGEAVLFYFKYNQTRNEALANADVRKALSMAINKEDLVNVILNNGSIPAYFAVPKDFVTNPETGEDFRAANGDMLKYNVEKAQEHWEKGLEALGKDKVTLEILGGDTETSKKMQAYFKAQLEENLPGLTIELKGVPFKQRLELDEAQDYDIQFAGWGPDYQDAMTFVDLWVTDGGHNKMGYSNPEYDALVEAAKTELAGKPVERFEAMQKAEKMLLTEDAAIGPLYQRGTSQLWKPYVKNVYINSFGPDYTYKWAYIEGK comes from the coding sequence ATGAAAAAGTCAAAATGGTCATTGCTTATGACACTAGTATTAGTGCTAAGCATGTTCCTCGCGGCTTGTAGCGGCGGCGGCGGCGGTACTGACACTACTGACGACGGCGACACAGGTAGCGATGGAGATAAGGGAACAACAGAAGAAAAAGCTGAACCACAAGTTTTAAACATTATTGAATCTGCGGAAATTCCGACTATGGATTCAGTAATGGGTACGGATGCAGTAGCATTCCAGGTAATGGCAGGAGTATTTGAAGGTCTTTATCGTCTAGGTAAAGATATGCAGCCTGTTCCTGGTATCGCAGAAAGACACGAAGTGAGTGACGATCAATTGGTCTACACATTCCACCTTCGTGATGCGAAATGGACAAATGGTACACCAGTAACTGCAAAAGACTTCGTCTATTCATGGCAAAAAGCAGTTAATCCAGAAACAGCGTCTCAATACTCATTCATCTTGGGTCCTGTCAAGAACGCTGCTGCAATCTCTGCTGGTGACATGAAGCCAAGTGAGTTAGGTGTTGAAGCCGTTGATGACAAGACGTTGAAAGTAACACTTGAACGTCCAACTCCATACTTCCTAAGCTTGACTACATTTGCGACTTTCTTGCCGCAAAATCAAGAGTATGTTGAGTCTCAAGGCGATAACTACGCTCTTGAAGCAGATACCATGATTTACAACGGACCATTCACTTTAACTGAGTGGAAGCACGAAGAAGGATGGGTAATGAAAAAGAACCCTGACTACTGGGATGCTGAAACAGTTAAGCTAGAAGAAATCAATGTTAAAGTCGTAAAAGACCCTGCAACTGCAGTTAACCTTTATGAAACTGGAAAGATTGATCGTGTAGGTCTATCTTCTGAATATGTAAATAAATACAAAGATCACCCTGATTTCAAATCTTACGGTGAGGCTGTCTTGTTCTACTTCAAGTACAACCAGACTCGTAACGAAGCACTAGCGAACGCTGATGTTCGTAAAGCGCTAAGCATGGCGATCAACAAGGAAGACCTTGTTAACGTTATCCTTAACAACGGATCGATCCCTGCATACTTCGCTGTTCCTAAAGACTTCGTTACAAACCCTGAAACTGGTGAAGACTTCCGTGCAGCAAACGGCGACATGCTTAAGTACAACGTTGAAAAAGCACAGGAGCACTGGGAAAAGGGACTTGAAGCACTTGGAAAAGACAAGGTTACTCTTGAAATCCTAGGTGGAGACACAGAAACGTCTAAGAAGATGCAAGCATACTTCAAGGCGCAGCTCGAAGAAAACCTTCCTGGACTTACAATCGAACTTAAAGGTGTACCATTTAAGCAACGTCTAGAGCTAGATGAAGCACAGGATTATGACATCCAGTTTGCTGGATGGGGTCCTGACTATCAGGATGCTATGACGTTCGTCGACCTTTGGGTAACTGACGGTGGACACAACAAGATGGGTTACTCTAACCCTGAATATGATGCACTTGTAGAAGCAGCGAAAACGGAACTAGCTGGTAAGCCGGTTGAACGTTTCGAAGCAATGCAAAAGGCAGAGAAAATGCTTCTTACTGAAGATGCAGCGATTGGACCACTTTACCAACGTGGTACTTCTCAACTTTGGAAGCCATACGTGAAAAACGTATATATCAACTCATTCGGTCCTGACTACACTTACAAGTGGGCATATATCGAAGGGAAATAA
- the opp3b gene encoding oligopeptide ABC transporter permease, with product MKGYIFQRVIYMLVTLVLIASATFFLMKIMPGTPLSNAEKLTAEQEAIILDKYGLDEPIPVQYVTYMANVFTGDLGLSFQFDGREVTGMIMQRIGPSAQLGLQAMIFGSIFGILLGILSAIRYNTIWDYGSTFIAVIGKSIPSFVFAALLQYYVAVKLGWLPVAFWDGFQYTILPTISMGVFVVAIAARFTRTEMLEVMGQEYITTARAKGVSGIGVVFKHGIRNALIPLITIMGPLAIGLMTGSLVIERIFAIPGLGEQFVRSITTNDYPVIMGTTLFYSFFLVLIILVVDILYGVIDPRIRLAGGKD from the coding sequence ATGAAAGGGTATATCTTTCAACGTGTAATCTATATGCTAGTTACACTTGTCCTCATTGCTTCTGCAACGTTTTTCCTTATGAAGATTATGCCAGGGACCCCCCTGAGCAACGCGGAAAAACTGACAGCAGAACAAGAAGCAATCATTCTTGATAAATATGGTCTTGATGAACCTATCCCCGTTCAATATGTAACATATATGGCCAATGTATTCACAGGTGATCTTGGATTGTCATTTCAATTTGACGGTCGTGAGGTTACCGGCATGATAATGCAGCGGATTGGTCCGTCTGCTCAGCTTGGATTACAGGCGATGATTTTTGGATCGATTTTCGGTATATTATTAGGGATTCTTTCAGCAATTCGCTATAACACGATTTGGGATTACGGGTCTACATTTATTGCGGTAATCGGTAAATCAATCCCAAGCTTTGTGTTTGCGGCACTACTTCAATATTATGTTGCCGTTAAGCTTGGATGGCTCCCTGTAGCTTTTTGGGATGGATTCCAGTACACGATTCTCCCTACAATTTCAATGGGGGTATTCGTAGTTGCGATCGCCGCACGTTTCACCCGAACAGAAATGCTTGAAGTAATGGGTCAAGAGTACATTACGACTGCAAGAGCAAAGGGTGTCAGTGGCATCGGTGTCGTATTCAAGCACGGAATCCGCAATGCACTGATTCCATTGATTACAATCATGGGACCGCTTGCAATCGGTTTGATGACAGGATCTTTAGTCATAGAGCGAATTTTCGCTATTCCTGGTCTTGGAGAACAATTTGTACGTTCCATAACGACAAATGACTATCCAGTAATCATGGGTACAACTTTATTCTATTCATTCTTCTTGGTTTTGATTATTTTAGTTGTTGACATTTTATACGGAGTTATCGATCCACGAATCCGTCTGGCAGGGGGGAAAGATTAA
- the opp3C gene encoding oligopeptide ABC transporter permease → MSKREESVTEELFQPAEIDQEKSEEIAGPSLSFWQDAWISLRKNKAAIIGMIILVLLAFFAIFGSMIGPYDSSSQDLGRANLPPRVPVLEDWGIMDGIDEMGNDMYEFKGVKDQYFWLGTDGLGRDLWSRIWQGTRISLYIALLAATIDMVIGVAYGGISAYYGGRTDNVMQRIVEILVGIPNLIIVILMILVMDPGIISITVALTITGWIGMSRIVRGQILKLKTQEFVLASRTLGSSDNKIITKHLIPNVMSVIVINTMFTIPAAIFFEAFLSFIGLGLQPPIASLGTLIEDGYRNMQIFPHMMIYPSIVISLIMIAFNIVADGLRDALDPKMRD, encoded by the coding sequence ATGAGTAAACGTGAAGAATCCGTTACAGAAGAATTGTTTCAGCCTGCCGAGATTGATCAGGAAAAAAGTGAAGAAATTGCCGGACCAAGTTTAAGCTTCTGGCAGGACGCATGGATCAGCCTCAGGAAAAACAAAGCAGCAATTATCGGTATGATAATTCTAGTCTTGCTTGCATTCTTTGCAATATTCGGTTCGATGATCGGCCCATACGATTCATCAAGTCAGGATTTGGGAAGAGCCAACTTACCTCCTAGAGTACCAGTGCTTGAAGACTGGGGAATTATGGACGGTATTGACGAAATGGGTAACGACATGTATGAGTTCAAAGGGGTAAAAGACCAGTATTTCTGGTTAGGTACGGATGGTCTTGGCCGTGATCTTTGGTCTCGCATTTGGCAGGGAACCCGTATCTCCTTATATATCGCACTGCTTGCTGCTACAATTGATATGGTAATTGGTGTCGCTTATGGTGGTATTTCTGCTTATTATGGCGGCAGGACCGATAATGTCATGCAGCGTATCGTTGAAATATTAGTCGGGATACCGAACTTGATTATCGTAATCTTGATGATTCTCGTAATGGACCCAGGAATCATATCCATTACCGTGGCATTGACAATAACAGGATGGATAGGGATGTCGAGGATAGTACGTGGACAAATTCTCAAACTGAAAACTCAGGAGTTCGTTCTCGCTTCCCGTACACTCGGTTCATCTGATAATAAGATAATTACGAAACACTTAATTCCGAACGTAATGAGTGTCATCGTCATCAATACGATGTTTACGATTCCTGCAGCGATATTCTTCGAAGCATTCTTAAGCTTCATCGGGCTAGGTCTACAGCCTCCAATCGCTTCGCTAGGAACTTTGATTGAAGACGGATATAGAAATATGCAGATTTTCCCTCATATGATGATTTATCCATCAATTGTGATCAGTTTAATCATGATTGCGTTTAACATCGTTGCTGACGGATTACGTGATGCACTCGATCCGAAGATGAGAGATTAG
- a CDS encoding ABC transporter ATP-binding protein codes for METILEVKNLHVSFDTYGGEVKAVRGVDLQLKKGETLAIVGESGSGKSVTSKSIMRLIPNPPGRIKDGEILFEGKDLAKLSDRQMQKIRGSEISMIFQDPMTSLNPTMTVGKQIMEGLRIHQSMSKSQASARAIELLKLVGIPNAEERIKQYPHQFSGGMRQRVVIAIALACNPKILIADEPTTALDVTIQAQILDLMRDLQDKTGTAIILITHDLGVVANSAQRVAVMYGGQVVETGTVDEIFYKPKHPYTWGLLASMPKLGVSRETDLIAIPGSPPDLSDPPKGCPFAARCPHAMKVCEDHMPDYTELSGTQKTACWLLDDRAPNVEKPEAASVGGAR; via the coding sequence TTGGAAACTATTTTAGAAGTAAAGAACTTACATGTTTCATTTGATACGTACGGAGGCGAGGTTAAAGCAGTACGTGGCGTTGACCTCCAACTGAAAAAAGGGGAAACTCTTGCGATCGTAGGTGAATCAGGTTCAGGTAAATCTGTTACTTCAAAAAGTATCATGAGATTAATCCCTAACCCGCCGGGTCGTATTAAAGATGGTGAAATTCTTTTTGAGGGAAAAGATTTAGCTAAACTTTCAGATCGACAAATGCAAAAGATCCGAGGATCCGAAATATCGATGATTTTCCAAGATCCTATGACTTCCTTAAATCCAACGATGACCGTTGGGAAGCAAATCATGGAAGGACTCCGTATTCATCAAAGTATGTCGAAGTCACAAGCCAGTGCTCGAGCAATTGAACTATTAAAGCTGGTTGGTATCCCGAATGCAGAAGAACGCATCAAGCAATATCCGCACCAGTTCTCCGGTGGTATGAGACAACGTGTAGTCATTGCAATTGCGTTAGCTTGCAATCCGAAGATTTTGATCGCAGACGAGCCGACTACAGCGTTAGATGTTACAATTCAAGCGCAGATTCTTGATTTGATGCGTGATCTGCAGGATAAGACAGGAACTGCAATTATCCTGATTACTCATGACCTTGGGGTTGTAGCGAATAGTGCTCAGCGTGTTGCGGTTATGTATGGTGGTCAAGTTGTTGAGACGGGTACAGTCGATGAAATCTTCTATAAGCCAAAGCATCCTTACACATGGGGACTGCTTGCATCGATGCCGAAACTCGGAGTATCTAGAGAGACGGATCTGATCGCAATTCCTGGATCACCACCAGACTTAAGTGATCCTCCAAAAGGGTGTCCTTTTGCAGCTCGTTGTCCACATGCGATGAAGGTTTGTGAGGACCATATGCCAGATTATACTGAGTTATCAGGTACCCAGAAGACAGCTTGCTGGTTGTTAGACGACAGAGCACCAAATGTAGAAAAGCCAGAAGCGGCATCAGTTGGAGGTGCGAGATAA
- a CDS encoding ABC transporter ATP-binding protein produces MATKEKLVEVKNLKKYFNMGKGQMLKAVDDVSFDIYKGETLGLVGESGCGKSTTGRTIIRLYGASGGEVTFNGEDVHGKKSKAKLKEFNRKMQMIFQDPYASLNPRMTVKDIVAEGIDIHGLAKSNEERLNRVHELLETVGLNKEHANRYPHEFSGGQRQRIGIARALAVDPDFIIADEPISALDVSIQAQVVNLMQKLQRERGLTYLFIAHDLSMVKHISDRVGVMYLGNMVELTESDALYNEPLHPYTQALLSAIPVPDPEVERSRERIILEGDVPSPVSPPSGCRFRTRCPHAMDVCAKVAPKWQEAREGHYVACHLYDDEVKEN; encoded by the coding sequence ATGGCAACAAAAGAAAAATTAGTAGAAGTTAAAAACCTGAAGAAATACTTCAATATGGGTAAAGGGCAGATGTTAAAAGCTGTCGATGACGTATCCTTTGACATTTATAAAGGGGAAACTCTTGGTCTTGTAGGTGAATCAGGTTGTGGTAAGTCAACGACCGGCCGTACCATCATTCGTCTCTACGGGGCATCCGGTGGGGAAGTTACGTTTAATGGTGAAGATGTACACGGCAAAAAGTCGAAGGCCAAGCTGAAAGAATTCAACCGCAAGATGCAAATGATTTTCCAGGACCCATATGCATCATTAAACCCTAGAATGACAGTAAAAGATATCGTTGCAGAAGGTATCGATATTCACGGACTGGCTAAATCGAATGAAGAACGACTAAATCGAGTTCACGAATTACTTGAAACTGTTGGTTTAAACAAGGAACATGCGAATCGTTATCCACATGAATTCAGTGGTGGGCAACGTCAGCGTATCGGAATCGCACGTGCGTTAGCTGTTGACCCTGACTTTATCATTGCCGATGAGCCAATCTCAGCATTGGACGTATCGATTCAGGCACAGGTCGTTAACCTGATGCAAAAGCTTCAACGCGAACGTGGTCTGACGTATCTCTTTATTGCGCATGACCTTTCAATGGTTAAGCATATCAGTGACCGTGTGGGTGTTATGTACCTCGGAAACATGGTTGAGCTTACGGAAAGTGATGCGCTATACAATGAGCCATTACACCCATACACGCAAGCGTTGCTATCTGCTATTCCGGTTCCGGACCCAGAAGTAGAACGCAGCCGGGAGAGAATCATTCTTGAAGGTGATGTACCAAGTCCGGTATCACCACCAAGCGGTTGCCGTTTCCGCACAAGATGTCCGCATGCAATGGACGTATGTGCTAAAGTTGCACCGAAATGGCAAGAAGCTAGAGAAGGTCACTATGTTGCATGCCATTTATATGATGATGAAGTAAAAGAAAATTAA
- a CDS encoding DegV family protein, whose translation MSISFVVDSASDYLGQQESLNLRTPIHVVPLNVNFEGEGTYLDGVTITHEDFYDKMRGSKSLPKTSQPSPKRFFDTFQKLISEGHTVIYFAIAGKLSGTYQSANVAKEMFPEGDQKRLFLIDTETVSAGVLYLVDYADQLAEKGLSSEEIFHQVEKRKKDVTGIILLETLENLKKGGRISALQGRIAGILNIKPLLKIKEGTVDTLENFRGKKKGVRKLAEMIQEWKGDHEELIIVHSYPSKHIVVETFKEQFSMDTFKKTRFIKLGSVIGTYASENAIGVIKY comes from the coding sequence ATGTCAATTTCATTTGTCGTTGATAGTGCTAGTGATTATTTAGGACAACAAGAATCCTTGAATTTAAGAACTCCGATCCATGTCGTTCCTTTAAATGTGAATTTTGAAGGAGAAGGAACCTATCTAGATGGGGTGACGATTACGCATGAGGACTTTTATGATAAAATGCGTGGTTCAAAATCATTGCCAAAAACGAGTCAGCCATCGCCAAAGCGTTTTTTCGATACGTTTCAAAAATTGATTTCTGAAGGGCATACCGTGATTTACTTCGCGATAGCAGGTAAGTTGAGCGGCACATACCAAAGTGCAAATGTTGCTAAAGAGATGTTTCCTGAAGGAGATCAGAAACGGTTATTCTTGATTGATACCGAAACGGTTTCGGCGGGAGTACTTTACTTAGTTGATTATGCAGACCAGCTTGCAGAAAAAGGGCTTTCGTCTGAAGAGATTTTCCATCAAGTTGAGAAACGGAAGAAGGATGTTACTGGAATCATCCTTTTGGAAACACTTGAAAACTTGAAAAAAGGCGGACGTATTTCAGCACTACAAGGCCGTATAGCAGGAATTTTAAATATTAAACCATTGCTAAAAATCAAAGAAGGTACCGTTGACACCCTAGAAAATTTCAGAGGTAAGAAAAAAGGAGTTCGTAAACTTGCTGAGATGATTCAGGAATGGAAGGGAGATCACGAAGAACTCATCATCGTTCATAGCTATCCTTCGAAACATATTGTAGTCGAAACATTTAAGGAACAATTCTCAATGGATACATTTAAAAAAACCCGATTTATAAAACTCGGTAGTGTGATCGGAACATATGCAAGTGAAAATGCGATAGGGGTTATTAAATATTAA
- a CDS encoding HD domain-containing protein, whose protein sequence is MRKLTLIDIFQHPQTQKYLKRSGIAHAIASSYHAVKIAKKLNVDPDLATKAALLHDIGHYTWYSNGEWDYDLYKANDIHAIKGAERAHKLLIELDEDRMNAKEIALAILLHTDSYLPEGELKLNPLQQVVKLADEADEKPGGKHHYRTISDERAKSMINQLDTIVNKASAEYSVATSLKQPS, encoded by the coding sequence ATGCGAAAACTTACACTTATAGATATTTTCCAGCATCCCCAAACACAAAAGTACCTAAAGCGCTCCGGGATAGCACATGCGATCGCCTCGAGCTATCACGCAGTTAAAATTGCGAAAAAATTGAATGTAGATCCTGACCTTGCAACAAAAGCAGCACTGCTTCATGACATCGGACACTACACGTGGTACAGTAACGGAGAATGGGACTACGACCTTTATAAAGCAAATGACATTCATGCAATTAAAGGGGCAGAGCGTGCCCATAAACTATTAATTGAGTTAGATGAGGACAGGATGAATGCAAAAGAAATTGCACTGGCGATATTACTTCACACCGATTCATATTTGCCAGAAGGAGAATTGAAGCTTAATCCACTGCAACAGGTCGTTAAACTAGCCGACGAAGCAGATGAAAAACCAGGCGGTAAACACCATTATCGTACGATTAGCGATGAACGAGCCAAATCGATGATCAACCAACTGGATACGATCGTCAACAAAGCAAGTGCGGAGTATTCTGTTGCAACAAGTCTGAAACAGCCAAGCTAG
- a CDS encoding putative glycoside hydrolase: MGMMNVIMSLFLLSFPQWEMAGEEPDKEVSLHKGIKTHIMKRELPEQLPRFVYDSGLDFTYPEAVRGIYVTGHSAGGSRFEKLVSLIDNTDLNAMVIDIKDDYGNITYVPAKGSPLHSFGQPFIKEPRKMLEVLEKHKIYPIARIVVFKDSILAERKPELSFKKGSQIWRNGRGEAFVNPFLKEVWEYNLQVAIDAAKLGFEEIQFDYVRFPEGFENRDKTLNYSIGGYKDLKLDDVQKRVQAVTDFVAYAEEQLKPYGVKVSVDIFGYTATIPEAPGIGQNFTKISSHVDVISSMIYPSHWTSYFGIPKPDLEPYRLVTEYAKVENQKLGAMKDPPTSRPWIQDFTASYLGSGNYRVYGKDEVEVQIRALNENGIKEFLLWDAGNSYTPNVDYTPLN; encoded by the coding sequence ATGGGAATGATGAACGTTATCATGTCATTGTTTTTACTGTCGTTTCCACAATGGGAAATGGCGGGGGAAGAACCTGACAAGGAAGTATCGTTACATAAAGGGATCAAGACACACATCATGAAGAGGGAGCTACCGGAACAATTACCACGCTTTGTATACGATTCCGGTTTAGATTTTACGTACCCAGAGGCTGTTCGAGGTATATATGTGACCGGTCACTCTGCAGGGGGTAGTCGATTTGAGAAACTGGTTTCACTTATTGATAACACAGACCTGAATGCGATGGTTATCGATATAAAAGATGATTATGGAAATATAACATATGTTCCTGCAAAAGGTTCACCACTCCATTCATTCGGGCAACCATTTATCAAAGAACCTAGAAAGATGTTAGAAGTACTGGAAAAACACAAAATATACCCGATTGCTCGAATCGTAGTATTCAAGGATTCTATACTTGCTGAGAGAAAGCCTGAATTATCCTTCAAAAAGGGTAGTCAGATATGGAGAAACGGACGCGGTGAGGCTTTTGTGAATCCATTTCTCAAAGAAGTTTGGGAATATAACCTTCAAGTGGCGATCGATGCTGCAAAATTGGGCTTTGAAGAAATCCAATTTGATTACGTTCGATTTCCTGAAGGGTTCGAAAATCGTGATAAAACATTGAATTATAGTATAGGTGGATATAAGGACCTTAAACTTGATGATGTTCAGAAACGTGTTCAAGCTGTTACAGACTTTGTTGCTTATGCAGAGGAACAATTAAAGCCATATGGTGTTAAGGTATCTGTTGATATTTTCGGATATACGGCAACGATTCCTGAGGCGCCTGGTATCGGACAGAACTTTACAAAGATATCGAGTCACGTAGATGTGATTTCCTCAATGATATATCCAAGTCACTGGACATCGTACTTCGGGATTCCGAAACCTGATTTAGAACCGTATCGCCTCGTGACAGAATATGCGAAGGTTGAAAATCAAAAGCTAGGTGCAATGAAGGATCCCCCAACCTCAAGGCCTTGGATCCAAGATTTCACAGCATCTTACCTTGGAAGTGGAAATTATCGAGTATACGGGAAAGATGAAGTAGAAGTACAGATTCGAGCATTGAACGAAAATGGAATTAAAGAATTTTTATTATGGGATGCAGGAAACTCTTATACACCGAATGTTGACTACACCCCACTAAATTAA
- a CDS encoding N-acetyltransferase, with product MNWYEKLNQYFPIEEMKSKQHMELLLQEKSDVYQKDEGEHHVLMYAEFEDFIFIDYIFVSGAARGQGIGHKLLEKLKNKGKPIILEVEPVDYEDTDTEKRQRFYIREGFKHAESIGYSRRSLATNEINEMEILFWAPNEESEEVIYESMKKTYEKIHTYKDKELYGKSYQNVEDVLTFEE from the coding sequence ATGAACTGGTACGAAAAACTCAATCAATACTTTCCAATTGAAGAAATGAAATCGAAGCAACACATGGAGCTATTATTGCAGGAGAAAAGTGATGTTTACCAAAAGGATGAGGGAGAACATCATGTGCTGATGTACGCCGAGTTTGAGGATTTTATATTCATTGATTATATCTTTGTATCGGGTGCTGCACGTGGTCAAGGAATCGGACACAAGCTTTTAGAGAAACTGAAGAATAAAGGAAAACCTATTATTCTAGAAGTGGAACCGGTCGACTACGAGGACACAGATACAGAAAAAAGACAGCGTTTTTATATAAGAGAAGGATTCAAGCATGCAGAATCGATTGGATATAGTCGACGTTCTCTGGCGACCAATGAGATCAATGAAATGGAAATCTTGTTTTGGGCACCAAATGAAGAATCCGAAGAGGTTATTTATGAAAGCATGAAAAAGACATACGAGAAGATTCACACATACAAAGATAAGGAGCTTTACGGGAAGTCATACCAAAACGTTGAAGATGTTCTCACCTTTGAAGAGTGA
- the spxA gene encoding transcriptional regulator SpxA, whose amino-acid sequence MVKLYTSPSCTSCRKAKAWLEEHEIPFQERNIFSEPLSITELKEILRMTEEGTDEIISKRSKTFQELNINLETMPLQDLFELMSENPGLLRRPILIDEKRLQVGYNEDEIRRFLPRKVRTFQLQEAQKMVN is encoded by the coding sequence ATGGTTAAACTATATACTTCACCGAGCTGTACTTCATGTAGAAAAGCGAAAGCATGGTTGGAAGAGCATGAGATTCCATTTCAAGAACGCAACATTTTTTCAGAGCCTCTTTCGATAACAGAATTGAAGGAAATTCTCCGAATGACGGAGGAGGGTACGGATGAGATCATTTCCAAGCGTTCAAAAACGTTTCAGGAATTGAACATAAATCTCGAAACCATGCCTCTTCAAGATTTGTTTGAATTAATGAGTGAGAATCCCGGATTGCTGCGACGTCCGATCCTGATCGATGAAAAACGATTGCAGGTAGGATATAACGAAGATGAAATCCGTCGGTTCCTACCGAGAAAGGTCCGGACATTCCAGCTTCAAGAAGCACAAAAAATGGTGAATTGA
- a CDS encoding TerC family protein, with amino-acid sequence MFDSEFLIALLQIIAIDIVLGGDNAIVIALASRNLPDHQRNKAIFLGTGLAIAVRVLLTIVAVFLLKIPYLMLIGGLLLVYIAYNLLSDDNDDADIKGGTTLIEAIRTIVVADIVMGVDNVLAIAGAAHGNILLVIIGLLVSVPIIIWGSKLILHFMEKYPSIIFIGAGVLGFTAAGMIMEEKVVHEWVADNLILKLLIYVVVIGGILLAGWLTKRVKSRTNV; translated from the coding sequence ATTTTCGACTCTGAATTTTTAATTGCTTTGCTGCAGATTATCGCCATCGATATCGTTCTAGGTGGGGATAATGCGATTGTAATTGCACTAGCAAGCCGAAATTTGCCTGACCACCAAAGAAACAAAGCAATTTTCCTTGGTACAGGACTTGCGATTGCGGTTCGTGTCCTGTTGACCATTGTTGCTGTTTTTCTATTGAAAATTCCATATTTAATGTTAATCGGTGGTTTGTTGCTTGTGTACATTGCATACAACTTATTATCCGATGATAATGATGATGCAGATATAAAAGGCGGAACAACCCTTATTGAAGCAATTCGGACGATTGTTGTGGCCGATATTGTCATGGGTGTTGATAATGTACTAGCAATCGCTGGTGCAGCTCATGGAAACATTCTTCTCGTAATTATTGGTTTACTTGTTTCAGTACCAATCATCATTTGGGGAAGTAAATTGATCCTCCACTTTATGGAAAAATATCCTTCTATCATATTCATAGGGGCAGGAGTTTTAGGGTTTACTGCTGCTGGGATGATTATGGAAGAAAAAGTTGTTCACGAATGGGTTGCGGACAATCTCATACTTAAGTTGCTGATTTATGTTGTCGTAATCGGGGGTATTTTACTCGCAGGCTGGCTTACTAAACGTGTAAAATCACGTACAAATGTATAA